From a single Nostoc edaphicum CCNP1411 genomic region:
- a CDS encoding MBL fold metallo-hydrolase: protein MRDNLSASSRVDAAEAGSELECFPYSVQHDNEGVCLLVKMGPYRILLDCGLEDISSLAKGLNKSVHGANSPLPADLVLISHAHPDHSRGLLALHKAFPKLPIYGSEVTSKLLPLNWLDQDPQEISQFCHALPLRSPVEFQEGLVAELFPAGHLPGAVAILLTYTTQQRIYKLLYTGDFFLSNSRLVEGLRLEELRGLDLDVLIIEGSYGTSRHPHRRNQENQLAERINRAIADHCSVILPTPALGLGQELLMLLRSHHHFTGRDLDIWVDGAVATGCDAYLELLPHLPPSVQNFARHQPLFWDERVRPRVRRLQPEHRPTVGKSPCIVLTDSTSDLGEHCQLDTGPWLILLPEKIDIKVNKEYLAPTTVETYLLAQHSDGPGTTQLIHNLRPQHVIFVHGSPAYLADLTSLEELQNRYHVHSPAANTLVELLIGDTFLQPAAPETNYEGELTELGTVITITLPDVITADPRWRQFADTGLIEARWQGEELVLRGLSQRELLSQNSDRYTWTDVDCCGTCRHQRGQRCWNPASPLFNFKVTLEGYCPAFERLSSPES, encoded by the coding sequence ATGAGGGATAATCTGTCGGCATCCTCTCGCGTAGATGCTGCGGAAGCGGGTAGTGAATTAGAATGTTTCCCCTATAGTGTCCAGCATGACAATGAGGGCGTGTGTTTATTGGTGAAAATGGGCCCATACCGCATTCTGTTGGATTGTGGTTTGGAAGATATTTCATCGCTGGCTAAGGGGCTTAATAAGTCAGTACATGGAGCTAATTCGCCCCTACCAGCAGATTTAGTTTTGATTAGTCATGCCCACCCAGATCATTCTAGAGGTTTACTGGCACTGCATAAAGCTTTTCCCAAGTTACCTATTTATGGTAGTGAGGTGACTAGCAAGTTACTGCCGTTGAATTGGCTAGACCAAGACCCTCAAGAAATTTCCCAATTTTGTCATGCCTTGCCGTTGCGATCGCCTGTGGAATTCCAAGAAGGTCTGGTGGCAGAATTATTTCCCGCAGGGCATCTACCAGGGGCAGTGGCAATTCTACTTACCTACACCACTCAGCAGCGTATTTACAAGCTACTCTATACAGGGGACTTTTTCCTGTCCAACTCTCGCCTGGTAGAAGGTTTGCGTTTAGAGGAACTGCGGGGTTTAGATTTGGATGTGCTAATCATTGAAGGTAGTTATGGCACATCCCGTCATCCTCACCGCCGTAACCAAGAAAATCAACTAGCAGAGCGAATTAATCGCGCGATCGCTGATCATTGTTCTGTAATCCTTCCCACCCCTGCTTTAGGATTGGGTCAAGAACTATTAATGCTCTTGCGATCGCATCACCATTTCACCGGACGAGATTTAGATATCTGGGTAGATGGTGCTGTTGCTACTGGGTGTGATGCCTACCTAGAACTACTACCTCACCTTCCCCCATCGGTGCAGAACTTCGCCCGCCATCAACCCTTGTTTTGGGATGAACGGGTACGTCCCCGCGTGCGTCGTTTACAACCAGAACATCGTCCCACTGTGGGCAAATCACCTTGTATAGTCCTCACCGACTCTACATCTGATTTAGGTGAACATTGCCAACTAGACACCGGGCCTTGGCTGATCCTGTTACCAGAAAAAATTGATATAAAAGTTAACAAAGAATATTTAGCACCCACCACTGTTGAAACCTATCTTTTAGCTCAACATAGTGATGGTCCTGGTACTACGCAGCTAATTCATAACTTGCGACCCCAGCACGTGATTTTTGTCCACGGTTCTCCTGCTTATTTAGCAGACCTGACTAGCTTAGAAGAGTTGCAAAACCGCTACCATGTACATTCACCAGCAGCTAACACTTTAGTAGAACTGCTTATTGGCGATACATTTTTGCAACCGGCAGCGCCAGAAACTAACTACGAAGGCGAACTGACGGAGTTGGGAACAGTAATCACAATCACCCTACCTGATGTGATTACTGCTGATCCGCGTTGGCGGCAATTTGCTGATACTGGGTTAATCGAAGCTCGTTGGCAAGGGGAAGAACTAGTATTAAGGGGATTGTCTCAACGAGAATTACTCAGCCAAAATAGCGATCGCTATACATGGACAGATGTAGACTGTTGTGGTACTTGCCGACACCAAAGGGGGCAGCGGTGTTGGAACCCAGCTTCCCCGCTGTTTAACTTCAAGGTAACTCTTGAAGGTTACTGTCCTGCCTTTGAACGTTTATCTAGTCCTGAGTCCTGA
- a CDS encoding DUF6679 family protein — MLHRKIYQLCCDGREVCVFLRDQQRWIERARIIDIEGDLVTLRYETEEEDEVCSWEEMVRLESIGAVTQKLASVPRGNVEPLMTEDCPEAERIHNRYTDSNPE, encoded by the coding sequence ATGCTACACCGCAAGATTTATCAACTGTGTTGCGATGGGCGCGAGGTATGTGTTTTCTTGCGGGACCAGCAACGCTGGATTGAACGCGCCCGCATCATAGACATAGAGGGAGATTTAGTGACCCTACGCTATGAAACAGAAGAAGAAGACGAAGTTTGTTCTTGGGAAGAAATGGTTCGCCTCGAGAGCATTGGTGCTGTAACGCAAAAATTGGCTTCAGTACCACGCGGGAATGTGGAACCTTTGATGACTGAAGATTGTCCCGAAGCTGAACGCATTCATAACCGCTACACTGACTCGAATCCAGAATAA
- a CDS encoding Nif3-like dinuclear metal center hexameric protein: MKIADLITWFEAWANPAWCESWDNCGWQIEPGVLQEKARVLVCLTPTLAVMQEAIALNANLIFAHHPLIFNPLKSLRTGEAIAEMVRLAFTHNIGIYTAHTNFDQVQDGTADVLGQILELKEVTPIVPTQGGLGYGRVGLLEPFLTLQELLAAIQTRLAPPNLIFSPTADLQQTISRVAVLGGSGASYISAVAKTGAQAYLTSDCKFHQFQESRDCNLILIDAGHYATERPACDRLVQKFQSLNLDWVQLSKNDEDFRQFFA, translated from the coding sequence ATGAAAATTGCTGATTTAATTACTTGGTTTGAAGCATGGGCAAATCCAGCTTGGTGTGAAAGTTGGGATAATTGTGGCTGGCAGATTGAGCCGGGAGTTTTGCAGGAAAAAGCACGGGTTTTGGTCTGTTTGACACCGACTTTGGCGGTAATGCAGGAAGCGATCGCTCTTAATGCTAATCTGATATTCGCCCATCACCCCTTGATTTTTAATCCTCTCAAATCTTTACGCACTGGTGAAGCGATCGCAGAAATGGTAAGGTTAGCCTTTACCCATAATATTGGTATTTACACTGCTCACACTAATTTCGACCAAGTGCAGGATGGTACCGCTGACGTTTTGGGTCAGATTTTAGAACTCAAAGAAGTTACTCCCATAGTACCAACACAAGGAGGATTAGGATATGGTCGTGTTGGTTTGCTAGAGCCATTTCTGACATTACAGGAATTACTCGCAGCCATTCAAACCCGACTTGCTCCGCCTAATTTGATTTTTTCTCCAACTGCTGATTTACAACAAACAATTTCACGAGTTGCCGTTTTGGGTGGTTCGGGAGCTAGTTACATTTCAGCCGTCGCTAAAACTGGTGCTCAAGCTTATCTGACTTCTGACTGTAAGTTCCATCAGTTTCAAGAAAGCCGCGATTGTAATCTCATTTTAATCGATGCTGGACATTACGCTACCGAACGTCCGGCTTGCGATCGCTTAGTGCAAAAATTCCAGTCCTTAAACTTAGATTGGGTGCAATTAAGTAAAAATGATGAAGATTTCCGCCAGTTTTTCGCTTGA
- a CDS encoding secondary thiamine-phosphate synthase enzyme YjbQ, whose amino-acid sequence MSHYQKLLRISTTGKSFYNITAKIESIVAESGVDIGLCTLFLRHTSASLVIQENADPDVLVDLADFMAKLVPESGKYIHDAEGPDDMPAHIRTALTHTSEHIPINRGHLVLGTWQGIYIWEHRQRSHSRELVVHISG is encoded by the coding sequence ATGAGCCACTACCAAAAGTTACTGAGAATTTCTACGACTGGTAAATCTTTTTACAATATCACTGCAAAAATTGAATCCATAGTTGCAGAATCAGGTGTTGATATTGGTCTTTGTACTTTATTTTTACGCCACACTTCAGCCAGTTTAGTTATCCAAGAAAATGCCGATCCTGATGTTCTTGTGGATCTAGCTGATTTTATGGCAAAACTCGTTCCAGAATCAGGCAAATATATCCATGATGCAGAAGGCCCCGATGATATGCCGGCACACATCCGTACCGCACTCACTCACACTTCTGAACATATCCCCATTAATCGAGGTCATCTTGTACTGGGAACTTGGCAGGGAATTTATATTTGGGAACACCGCCAACGCAGCCATTCAAGAGAATTGGTTGTTCACATTTCTGGATAG
- a CDS encoding glycosyl transferase, which yields MERPILYLAITNHGFGHATRTASVAATIQKLCPEVLLILVSTAPRWLLECYIQGDFIYRPRAFDLGVVQTDSLTMDKAATLEKLLDIKKHQNSLIASEVNFIRQNRVNLILADIPFLAPGFAKAANIPCWMMSNFGWDFIYRDWGGEFTAIADWISDGYSKCDRLFRLPFHEPMPAFNNITDVGLTGGSPRYSADDLRSLWGITTPVEKTILLTFGGLGLQQIPYDNLRRFPDWQFIVFDQSAPDLPNLVKIDDRKYRPVDFMPICARVVSKPGYSTFSEATLLGVPIVTIPREDFAEAAFLVEGITNYNQHQIITPSDFFQGNWDFLHELPQPPKQSQPIAKDGNEAIAKAVINYLQTK from the coding sequence ATGGAACGCCCAATCTTATACTTAGCCATAACTAACCACGGCTTTGGTCATGCTACCCGCACGGCTTCTGTAGCTGCGACAATTCAAAAATTATGCCCAGAAGTTCTACTAATTCTGGTGAGTACTGCCCCACGCTGGTTGCTAGAGTGCTACATACAAGGCGATTTTATCTATCGTCCCCGTGCATTTGATTTGGGTGTGGTGCAAACGGATAGTTTAACAATGGATAAAGCAGCGACTTTAGAAAAGTTGCTCGATATTAAGAAGCATCAAAATTCGCTGATTGCTTCAGAAGTGAATTTTATCCGCCAAAATCGCGTTAATCTCATTTTGGCAGATATTCCTTTCCTAGCTCCTGGGTTTGCCAAAGCTGCAAATATTCCCTGCTGGATGATGAGTAACTTTGGCTGGGACTTTATCTACCGAGATTGGGGAGGCGAATTTACCGCAATTGCAGATTGGATTAGTGATGGGTACTCAAAGTGCGATCGCTTGTTTCGTCTCCCTTTCCATGAACCAATGCCAGCTTTTAACAATATCACAGATGTCGGCTTAACAGGCGGTTCCCCTCGTTACTCTGCTGATGATTTACGTTCTCTTTGGGGAATAACTACACCAGTCGAAAAAACTATTTTATTGACCTTTGGTGGTTTGGGTTTACAGCAAATCCCCTACGATAACCTGCGGCGATTCCCCGATTGGCAATTTATCGTCTTTGATCAATCTGCCCCTGATTTACCTAATTTAGTGAAAATTGATGACCGCAAATACCGCCCTGTAGATTTTATGCCTATTTGTGCGCGAGTCGTCTCTAAACCTGGTTACAGTACTTTTTCTGAAGCCACATTATTAGGAGTACCGATTGTTACTATACCGCGTGAGGATTTTGCCGAAGCAGCTTTTCTAGTAGAAGGCATAACTAATTATAATCAGCATCAAATTATCACCCCATCTGACTTTTTTCAAGGTAATTGGGATTTTCTCCATGAGTTACCTCAACCACCAAAGCAATCTCAACCAATTGCTAAGGATGGGAATGAAGCGATCGCTAAAGCTGTTATTAATTATTTGCAGACGAAATAA
- a CDS encoding aminotransferase class V-fold PLP-dependent enzyme: protein MTSISASPIKLHRHREQFPALANKTYFNYGGQGPMPQKAMDVMAQTQAYVQEIGPFGNEAYSWIAPQTQAAREAIALELNAPSQTITLTQNVTVGCNIAMWGIEWQAGDHLLLSDCEHPGVIATAQEISRRFAVEVTTCPLKATLNEGDPVTVIAQHLRPNTRLVILSHVFWNTGQVLPLDKIAEVCRNNHSALLIDAAQSAGLLPLNLTELGVDFYAFTGHKWLCGPAGAGGLYVRPEARESLKPTFIGLNGIVVDSQSQPVDWLPDGRRYEVSTLAYPLYLGLKEAIAIHQQWGTSQERYEQICHNSEYLWRQLTALPDIKCLRTSPPESGIVSFQIANNQSQANLKLVQFLDSQRILTRTIADPSCIRVTVHYFTLESEIDLLVGAIQSFCKIN from the coding sequence ATGACTAGTATTTCTGCATCACCAATCAAGCTGCATCGCCATCGAGAGCAATTTCCGGCTTTAGCAAATAAGACTTATTTCAATTATGGCGGACAAGGGCCGATGCCCCAAAAAGCAATGGATGTTATGGCCCAAACTCAAGCTTATGTTCAAGAAATAGGCCCCTTTGGAAATGAGGCGTATAGCTGGATAGCACCCCAAACTCAAGCCGCAAGAGAAGCGATCGCTTTGGAGTTAAATGCACCAAGCCAAACAATTACTCTCACTCAAAATGTCACTGTAGGCTGTAATATCGCCATGTGGGGTATTGAGTGGCAAGCTGGCGACCATTTGCTGCTCTCGGACTGCGAACATCCAGGTGTAATTGCGACAGCACAAGAAATCTCACGGAGATTCGCTGTGGAAGTTACTACCTGTCCCCTAAAAGCGACTTTAAATGAGGGCGACCCCGTAACAGTCATTGCCCAGCACTTGCGCCCCAATACCCGCCTAGTGATATTGAGTCATGTTTTCTGGAATACTGGTCAAGTTTTACCTCTTGATAAAATTGCCGAAGTATGCAGGAATAATCATTCTGCACTATTAATAGATGCTGCCCAATCTGCTGGTTTATTGCCTTTAAACTTGACTGAATTGGGAGTTGATTTTTATGCTTTCACTGGTCACAAATGGTTATGTGGCCCTGCGGGTGCTGGTGGTTTGTATGTTCGACCAGAAGCACGAGAAAGCTTGAAACCTACATTTATTGGCTTGAATGGCATTGTTGTGGATAGTCAATCTCAGCCTGTGGATTGGCTTCCAGATGGGCGACGATACGAAGTGTCTACATTAGCTTATCCTTTATATCTTGGGTTAAAGGAAGCGATCGCAATTCATCAGCAATGGGGAACCTCACAGGAACGTTACGAACAAATTTGCCACAACAGTGAATACCTCTGGCGACAATTGACGGCGTTACCTGATATTAAATGTTTGCGAACTTCCCCACCCGAAAGCGGTATAGTCTCCTTCCAAATTGCAAATAATCAGTCCCAAGCTAATTTGAAGTTGGTGCAATTTTTAGACTCACAAAGGATATTAACTCGAACAATTGCCGATCCTAGCTGTATACGCGTTACCGTCCATTACTTTACTTTAGAATCGGAAATCGACCTATTGGTTGGGGCAATTCAAAGTTTTTGCAAGATTAATTAA
- a CDS encoding TM0106 family RecB-like putative nuclease: MLINAELLLQYQRCKRRPFLDTHGDKSQRDAPNELLRKLQQDKIAHQLSALAQKTYHQPDYSYGNWERGEKETLELMQRGVEYIYKGVLLANYSEAYTLLSRPDLLVKQPGQSHFGDWIYVPANIELGKRPKQEYQVVAAFHAQVLATVQRVPAETASLILRSKNTNYAVDLFKWTPRMQEILEEFIQVLELPNPPEVFISRQKCNLCHWYSECYAIAQSEKHLSLLPGVTPIRYTQLQALAITTLESLANTSPSTLENLLGFDREIAPKLVVQAQCALEKRPLILPYPLPIEDITFTAPIEIYFDIEAQPDLDLNYLLGVLVVDRLANTEQFYSFLADKPEDEELVWQQFLDLVWQYPEAPIYHFCVYEFDTVKRLAKLYHTPYSLVRPVLNRFVDVYEQLTESVALPIESYALKAIARWLGFEWREKEASGAKCIYWYDQWLETGDRALLEIIQSYNEDDCRATRRVKDWLVNFFQDEYDLRLA, encoded by the coding sequence ATGCTAATTAATGCTGAACTCCTACTGCAATATCAACGCTGTAAACGCCGGCCTTTTCTAGATACTCACGGTGACAAAAGTCAGCGCGATGCTCCCAATGAGTTGCTACGCAAACTGCAACAGGACAAAATCGCTCATCAGCTGAGTGCTTTGGCACAGAAGACTTATCACCAACCAGATTATTCTTATGGAAACTGGGAAAGGGGAGAGAAAGAAACTTTAGAATTGATGCAGCGTGGGGTTGAGTACATATATAAAGGAGTACTGTTAGCAAATTATTCTGAAGCATACACCCTCCTAAGTCGTCCAGATTTACTTGTGAAACAGCCAGGACAATCCCATTTTGGGGATTGGATATACGTCCCGGCTAATATTGAACTCGGTAAGCGTCCTAAGCAAGAATATCAAGTTGTCGCTGCATTTCATGCTCAAGTATTGGCGACAGTGCAAAGAGTTCCAGCTGAAACAGCTTCGCTTATATTGCGAAGCAAAAATACAAACTATGCGGTGGATTTGTTCAAATGGACGCCACGGATGCAGGAAATTCTGGAGGAGTTTATTCAAGTTTTAGAGTTACCGAATCCGCCAGAAGTGTTTATTTCCCGGCAAAAGTGCAATCTTTGCCATTGGTATAGTGAATGTTATGCGATCGCTCAATCTGAAAAACATCTCTCATTATTACCAGGTGTAACACCCATTCGCTACACTCAACTCCAAGCCTTAGCCATCACCACGCTGGAATCTCTCGCTAACACTAGTCCCAGCACCTTAGAAAACCTACTTGGTTTTGACAGAGAAATAGCACCCAAGCTGGTAGTGCAAGCTCAATGTGCACTCGAAAAACGACCCCTAATTTTACCCTACCCGTTACCAATAGAAGATATTACATTTACAGCACCCATAGAGATTTACTTTGATATTGAAGCACAGCCAGACTTAGATTTAAATTATCTCTTGGGGGTTTTAGTTGTTGATAGACTTGCCAATACAGAACAGTTTTATTCATTTTTAGCAGACAAACCAGAAGACGAAGAATTAGTTTGGCAGCAATTTTTGGATTTAGTTTGGCAATATCCCGAAGCGCCAATTTATCATTTTTGTGTCTACGAGTTTGATACAGTCAAACGGCTAGCAAAGCTTTACCACACTCCGTACTCCTTAGTGCGTCCTGTCCTGAATCGATTTGTGGATGTGTATGAACAATTAACCGAAAGTGTAGCATTGCCAATAGAAAGCTATGCCCTCAAAGCGATCGCTCGTTGGCTAGGATTTGAGTGGCGGGAAAAGGAAGCTAGTGGCGCAAAATGTATTTACTGGTATGATCAGTGGCTAGAAACAGGCGATCGCGCCTTACTAGAAATTATCCAAAGCTACAATGAAGATGATTGCCGCGCTACCCGCAGAGTCAAAGATTGGCTTGTCAACTTTTTTCAGGATGAATATGATTTGCGACTTGCTTAA
- a CDS encoding esterase-like activity of phytase family protein: MQFIKKIFVFPRIIYFFIPIIIITFLFIILHTNAVEISSIEFIGEATLPKGLIFQKTEVGGLSGITYNVKNNLYYAVSDDRGQKANARFYTLKIDLSKGSLQKDGIIPVSVPTLLNENSQTFSPSESDTEGIALTNKATVFISSEGDAVKLINPFIKEFSLSSGREIATLPIPNKFLPDKTSQQGIRNNLAFESLTITPDKKHLFTATENALIQDGAAAKPNIGSPCRILQYNLLNNQPEKEFLYQTEPVAPFLNLIGKFASGLPDLLALDNQGHFLSLERSFTGLGFAVSLFQVSLEGADDIHTIDSLLAVDAKNIKPVQKKLLLDLRKLDVLLDNIEGLTLGPKLPNEQQSLILISDNNFNSLQRTQILAFQIKIENTLIRFLRRLLPNFNN, encoded by the coding sequence ATGCAGTTCATTAAAAAAATATTTGTATTTCCGCGAATTATTTACTTTTTTATCCCGATTATAATTATCACTTTCTTATTTATAATTTTACATACAAATGCTGTTGAAATCAGTAGCATAGAATTTATTGGGGAAGCCACTTTACCGAAAGGTTTAATATTTCAGAAAACTGAAGTTGGAGGCTTATCTGGAATTACATATAATGTAAAAAACAACCTTTACTATGCTGTTTCTGATGACCGGGGGCAAAAAGCTAATGCCCGTTTCTACACTCTAAAAATCGACTTGAGTAAAGGTTCCCTACAAAAAGATGGAATTATCCCAGTTAGTGTTCCTACATTATTAAATGAGAATAGTCAAACATTTAGCCCTAGTGAAAGTGATACAGAAGGTATTGCATTAACTAATAAAGCAACTGTGTTTATTTCTTCTGAAGGCGATGCTGTAAAATTAATTAATCCTTTTATTAAAGAGTTCTCACTATCTTCTGGCAGAGAAATTGCAACACTCCCCATCCCAAACAAATTTTTGCCAGATAAAACTAGTCAACAAGGTATCCGCAACAACTTAGCTTTTGAAAGCCTTACCATCACACCCGATAAAAAGCATCTATTCACAGCCACCGAAAATGCTCTAATTCAAGATGGTGCCGCAGCTAAACCTAATATCGGTAGTCCTTGCCGAATTTTGCAATACAACTTGCTCAACAACCAGCCAGAAAAGGAATTTCTTTACCAAACAGAACCAGTTGCACCATTTTTGAATTTAATTGGCAAATTCGCTAGTGGATTGCCCGATTTACTTGCTCTCGACAATCAAGGACACTTCCTAAGTTTAGAACGGTCATTCACTGGTTTAGGATTTGCTGTTTCTCTGTTTCAGGTTTCTTTAGAAGGAGCCGATGATATTCATACTATTGATAGCCTTTTAGCAGTTGATGCCAAAAATATTAAACCAGTTCAGAAAAAACTGCTATTAGATTTGAGAAAACTGGATGTACTGCTAGACAACATCGAAGGCTTAACTCTTGGCCCTAAGCTACCCAATGAACAACAATCATTAATTCTTATTAGTGATAACAATTTCAACTCCCTACAACGCACCCAGATACTAGCCTTTCAAATTAAAATTGAAAATACGCTAATTAGATTCTTACGTCGTTTATTGCCAAACTTTAACAATTAG
- a CDS encoding serine/threonine protein kinase — protein sequence MKQNKIENMVGQKSELDDYIGQCLNNRYLIRDLIGKGGMGRVYLAEDTAKGGMPIAVKILSLNLANQQMSQRFAREIFIGAQLGRKSKHIVRILSYGVTDDKTPFYVMEYLQGKNLKQILKIKPLTISKFLQICNQICLGLQCAHQGISHKGEIYPIVHRDIKPENIFISEDSKQGEIVKILDFGIAKFLTERSGMTLTDSFIGSLPYCSPEHMEGRKLLDVRSDIYSLGVLMFEMLTGKHPFQTKSNSFGTWYQAHRFQMPPTVEEINPQVKVPQILEKLLMSCLAKEVSDRPQNINKILEDLEKVNIQLKDVIPSNGSDIVNLSFPVQLVPATLLSEQECLQKNWPKNKPIAPIGFPHLLHTTQRPIPTFWAMLPKQEITRFLDKIHGTEFISKMNVYPMLLWVTVLYDAEPSMTKWLPYFLDLKDNKGQNIARGLAEVGYYHLLFFPLEDPTRCSHVTTLNLTASQRQQLVDWLEISQQSKELISPNQAKNILKTEYEKLKLDILQNLAIHQKSERESLKNWMNKFLEIFLKFVSRH from the coding sequence ATGAAACAAAATAAAATTGAGAATATGGTAGGGCAAAAATCAGAATTAGACGATTACATTGGACAATGTTTAAATAATCGCTATTTAATCAGAGATTTGATTGGCAAAGGAGGGATGGGTAGAGTTTATCTAGCCGAAGATACTGCTAAAGGTGGTATGCCTATTGCAGTCAAAATATTATCACTTAATTTGGCGAACCAACAAATGTCCCAACGCTTTGCCAGAGAGATTTTTATTGGCGCTCAATTGGGTCGCAAAAGTAAACATATTGTTCGCATCCTAAGCTATGGCGTTACTGATGATAAAACTCCATTTTATGTAATGGAATATCTCCAAGGAAAAAATCTCAAACAAATTCTCAAAATTAAGCCCTTAACAATATCAAAGTTTTTGCAGATTTGTAATCAAATTTGTTTAGGTTTACAATGTGCCCACCAAGGCATCAGCCATAAAGGAGAGATTTATCCTATTGTTCACAGGGATATTAAACCAGAAAATATATTCATTAGTGAAGATAGTAAACAAGGAGAAATTGTCAAAATACTCGACTTTGGCATTGCAAAATTCCTAACAGAGCGAAGTGGAATGACGCTGACAGATTCTTTTATTGGCAGTTTGCCTTACTGTTCTCCAGAACACATGGAAGGACGTAAACTGCTAGATGTCCGCTCTGACATTTACAGCTTGGGAGTACTAATGTTTGAGATGCTGACAGGAAAGCATCCATTTCAGACAAAAAGTAACTCTTTTGGTACTTGGTATCAAGCGCATCGGTTTCAAATGCCACCTACAGTTGAAGAAATTAATCCCCAAGTCAAAGTTCCGCAGATATTAGAAAAACTATTGATGAGTTGTTTAGCTAAAGAAGTAAGCGATCGCCCTCAGAATATCAACAAAATATTAGAAGATTTAGAAAAGGTTAATATTCAGCTTAAAGATGTTATTCCTAGCAATGGTAGTGATATTGTTAACCTCTCATTTCCGGTTCAATTAGTACCCGCAACTTTATTATCAGAACAAGAGTGTTTGCAGAAAAATTGGCCTAAAAATAAGCCAATTGCGCCAATTGGGTTTCCACATTTACTACATACTACCCAAAGACCTATACCAACTTTTTGGGCAATGTTGCCCAAACAAGAGATTACAAGATTTTTGGATAAAATACATGGCACTGAATTTATTAGTAAAATGAATGTTTACCCGATGCTATTGTGGGTAACAGTACTATACGATGCCGAACCTTCTATGACTAAATGGCTACCTTATTTTCTGGATTTGAAAGACAATAAAGGGCAGAATATAGCACGTGGTTTAGCAGAAGTAGGCTACTATCATTTACTGTTTTTTCCCCTAGAAGATCCAACACGTTGCTCTCATGTAACAACTTTAAATCTCACCGCTAGCCAGCGCCAGCAGCTTGTAGATTGGTTAGAGATAAGTCAACAGTCAAAAGAATTAATTTCGCCTAATCAAGCCAAAAATATTCTCAAAACAGAGTATGAAAAGCTAAAATTAGATATTTTACAAAATTTAGCTATACATCAAAAATCTGAGAGAGAAAGTTTAAAAAATTGGATGAATAAATTCTTGGAGATTTTTTTGAAGTTTGTATCACGCCATTGA